A window of Bos taurus isolate L1 Dominette 01449 registration number 42190680 breed Hereford chromosome 19, ARS-UCD2.0, whole genome shotgun sequence contains these coding sequences:
- the C1QBP gene encoding complement component 1 Q subcomponent-binding protein, mitochondrial precursor, translating into MFQLLRCVPRVLGTAVAGLRAAAPSLPRLQPASRPCARPFGLLSVRARSVQLPGLLKPRGPCACGCGCSGLHTEGDKAFVDFLSDEIKEEKKIQKYKSLPKMSGGWELEVNGTEAKLVRKVAGEKITVTFNINNSIPPAFGGEEEEPSQGQKAEEQEPELTSTPNFVVEVTKDGSSKALVLDCHYPEDEIGQEDDQSDIFSIKEVSFQATGESDWKDTNYTLNTDSLDWGLYDHLMDFLADRGVDNTFADELVELSTALEHQEYISFLEDLKGFVKSK; encoded by the exons ATGTTCCAGCTGCTGCGCTGCGTGCCCCGCGTCCTGGGTACTGCCGTCGCTGGTCTCCGCGCCGCCGCGCCCTCCCTGCCGCGGCTGCAGCCCGCGTCCCGGCCATGCGCCCGGCCCTTCGGGCTGCTCAGCGTGCGTGCGAGGTCGGTGCAGCTGCCCGGCCTCCTGAAGCCTCGGGGGCCCTGCGCTTGCGGCTGCGGCTGTAGCGGACTGCACACCGAAG GAGACAAAGCTTTCGTTGACTTCCTCAGCGATGAGATcaaggaggaaaagaagataCAGAAATATAAGTCTCTCCCCAAAATGTCAGGAGGTTGGGAACTGGAAGTGAATGGGACGGAAGCCAAATTAGTGCGGAAAGTTGCTGGAGAAAA GATCACTGTCACTTTCAATATTAACAATAGCATCCCACCTGCTTTCGGTGGTGAGGAGGAAGAACCCTCCCAAGGGCAGAAGGCTGAGGAGCAGGAG CCTGAATTGACATCCACTCCCAATTTCGTGGTTGAAGTTACAAAGGACGGCAGCAGCAAGGCCCTTGTGCTGGACTGCCACTATCCGGAAGATGAG ATTGGACAAGAGGATGACCAGAGTGACATTTTCTCCATCAAGGAAGTGAGTTTTCAGGCCACCGGCGAGTCTGACTGGAAGGACACAAATTACACACTCAACACAGACTCCCTGGATTGG GGCTTATACGACCACCTAATGGATTTCCTTGCGGACCGAGGGGTGGACAACACTTTTGCTGATGAATTGGTGGAGCTCAGCACAGCCCTGGAGCACCAGGAGTACATTTCTTTCCTTGAAGACCTCAAAGGTTTTGTCAAAAGCAAGTAG
- the RPAIN gene encoding RPA-interacting protein, which yields MAERPGSRHHSLYKLTGSPPWKEAFRQGCLERMRNSRDRLLSKYRQAGGSMSGGAQNTLLVQEVMEEEWNALQSVESWPQAWAQLEEPMDLAVLEEIQQELIDQEQSIISEYEKSLQFDEQCLSVMLAEWEANPLICPVCTKYNLRIAGGLVVCQCGLYIQSHSPEVTEQKLRACLEDSVNEHSAHCPHTPEFSVTEGTEEKSCLLMSCLACDTWAVIL from the exons ATGGCAGAGAGGCCGGGGTCTCGGCACCACTCGCTGTATAAACTGACGGGCTCGCCGCCTTGGAAAGAGGCTTTCAGGCAG GGATGCCTGGAGAGAATGAGAAACAGCCGGGACAGGCTCCTGAGCAAATACCGCCAGGCTGGAGGCAGTATGTCAGGAGGCGCTCAGAACACCCTTCTAGTGCAGGAGGTGATGGAAGAAGAGTGGAATGCTTTGCAGTCGGTGGAGAGCTGGCCACAGGCCTGGGCTCAG TTGGAGGAGCCGATGGACCTGGCTGTGCTGGAGGAAATCCAACAGGAGCTGATTGATCAAG AACAGTCCATCATCAGTGAGTACGAGAAGAGCTTGCAGTTTGACGAACAGTGTCTCAGTGTCATGCTTGCTGAGTGGGAAGCAAACCCCCTCATCTGTCCCGTGTGTACAAA GTACAACCTGAGGATAGCAGGCGGACTGGTCGTGTGTCAGTGTGGCCTGTACATCCAGTCTCAT TCTCCGGAGGTGACAGAGCAAAAGCTTCGCGCTTGTTTAGAAGACAGTGTGAACGAGCACAGTGCACATTGTCCCCACACGCCAGAATTTTCAGTCACTGAGGGGACAGAGGAGAAGTCATGTCTTCTCATGAGCTGTCTG GCTTGTGATACTTGGGCTGTGATCCTCTAG
- the RPAIN gene encoding RPA-interacting protein isoform X1 has product MRNSRDRLLSKYRQAGGSMSGGAQNTLLVQEVMEEEWNALQSVESWPQAWAQLEEPMDLAVLEEIQQELIDQEQSIISEYEKSLQFDEQCLSVMLAEWEANPLICPVCTKYNLRIAGGLVVCQCGLYIQSHSPEVTEQKLRACLEDSVNEHSAHCPHTPEFSVTEGTEEKSCLLMSCLACDTWAVIL; this is encoded by the exons ATGAGAAACAGCCGGGACAGGCTCCTGAGCAAATACCGCCAGGCTGGAGGCAGTATGTCAGGAGGCGCTCAGAACACCCTTCTAGTGCAGGAGGTGATGGAAGAAGAGTGGAATGCTTTGCAGTCGGTGGAGAGCTGGCCACAGGCCTGGGCTCAG TTGGAGGAGCCGATGGACCTGGCTGTGCTGGAGGAAATCCAACAGGAGCTGATTGATCAAG AACAGTCCATCATCAGTGAGTACGAGAAGAGCTTGCAGTTTGACGAACAGTGTCTCAGTGTCATGCTTGCTGAGTGGGAAGCAAACCCCCTCATCTGTCCCGTGTGTACAAA GTACAACCTGAGGATAGCAGGCGGACTGGTCGTGTGTCAGTGTGGCCTGTACATCCAGTCTCAT TCTCCGGAGGTGACAGAGCAAAAGCTTCGCGCTTGTTTAGAAGACAGTGTGAACGAGCACAGTGCACATTGTCCCCACACGCCAGAATTTTCAGTCACTGAGGGGACAGAGGAGAAGTCATGTCTTCTCATGAGCTGTCTG GCTTGTGATACTTGGGCTGTGATCCTCTAG